The window CAGGTACCAATCTCCGTATGTTTTGCCGCCTGCAGTGATCTGAAGTTCATTACAGATCCTTGCAGCGTAGGTATCACCATCATCCCCAAGATATACCTGTGCGGCAATAATAATTGCGGTATTCAGTTCTCCGGCAAAAGGGCCATCACCTTTGGCCTGTGTATCTCCAAATTCGCCGGCAAGCCATCTTACACCCTCACTTTGATTTTCAATTGGGCACACAAGACCATGTTGTCCTGTTTCATCCACCCAGAAAACTACACCACCCTGAGCCAGATCACCGACAGAGTAGGTGTGTTTTTGCGCGTAGAATGTGCCATCACCCGAAGCGACCAGCATGCGTGTTCCATTACCTGCCAGGTTATTCGATCTTATCGTACCATCCAAATGCAACTGTGCCTGCGGACTGGTAACTCCTATTCCAAGATTTCCACTTTGGCTCAAACGCATCATCTCATTCAAATTGTTACCTCCGAAAAACCTGGTTTCACCAGTTCCACCGTCAGCATTAAAAATTAATAAGCCTTCACCAAATGAATTTATAAGCAGGTCATTGCCCTGGGACGCCCTGATAGATGGTGTAGATGGACTATTAACAACCCCGGAATACAAATCAAGATGGCTACCAACACTAAGTTGCTGTCGTGGATTTGTTGTTC is drawn from Bacteroidales bacterium and contains these coding sequences:
- a CDS encoding DUF1566 domain-containing protein, with translation MSNLKSLILLFAILCIIESQAFSQGVSINNSNTPPDPSAMLDVQSVERGFLPPRMSTAQRQSISNPADGLLVFDVDMQSLQIFAGGNWYPLQTGDGSQWVFDGVNLFFNGGKVGVGTTNPRQQLSVGSHLDLYSGVVNSPSTPSIRASQGNDLLINSFGEGLLIFNADGGTGETRFFGGNNLNEMMRLSQSGNLGIGVTSPQAQLHLDGTIRSNNLAGNGTRMLVASGDGTFYAQKHTYSVGDLAQGGVVFWVDETGQHGLVCPIENQSEGVRWLAGEFGDTQAKGDGPFAGELNTAIIIAAQVYLGDDGDTYAARICNELQITAGGKTYGDWYLPSKRELELLYLNRSVINEVALANGGETFGGGWFWSSTEADAISVNCWDFQYGIEFVMGKGNPDLKVRAVRAF